GGCAAGCTTCTGGTTGGTGAGCTTCAACTGGCGGATTTTCTGATCAATCTCCGACACGGTGTCTGTGGTGAGCGAAGCACAAAAGAAATGGGTGAGTACAAGCTCTGCACTACCGTTCCACAACGATTCCACTTACTTTGATCCGCATTTTCATCGTAGTTCACCTTGATGAAGGTGGTCATTGTGACCTCGTACACCTTGTTCGGGTCGGCCGGTGCCACGCTGATCTCACGTTTGCGGCGCCCGAAAGCGGTCTGACCGTTGCTGCAGATCACACCCTTGCACCGATCGACGCAAACGTTTACCGTGCCGCGGAACTGCACGTACGTCGATTCGGGAAACTTGAAGGCCCGGAACTTTGCCGCCAACAGGTCCCCGTCGACGGTGTTGAAGTTTTCGAACAGATAAGGATCAACCGAACAGCTGCAACAAACAGACAGGATGACGAAAGCTCAAAAACGTTAACCGGTGTAACCTTTGGTGGTGGTACGGCAAAGGTGAGGGTCATCGGCACAACTTACCCGTTGAAAATGATCGTTTCCTCCTGGTATTTGGTGTCGGTGACGAGCATGTAGTTTACGCCCAGGCCGTAAATCGGTGCCGAACGGTTGTCGAGAAAAATTTCCATCTGAAGGTGAGCCCCGGGGCTAACGTTGAGGTCGCCCGACACCAGCTTGTCTCCCTGACGGATGGCAATGCCGAGCGACGGTTCTGGGGCATTCTCCGTAATGGAGGTCGTTATTTCGAGATCCCTGCAAACGAAACGCACGAACAAAGGAGTGTTTGGAGTTACTATTGTGCTAAAGCATATAGAAGAACCCTCTTTAAGGCTCACCAGCCACTTGGTTTCACTTACTCTGGTTCCTGGAAGCCAGCCGGCAGGACATCTCGCTTTACAATCCCATGCGTAACATTGTAACTTGGCCCGGTGGTGATGCATTTCACGCTCACGATCTCCTTGCCAGTCTCCGGacctgcttcgacgatgataCGATGATAGAACACTTTCTTCCCCTGTAAAATTCAGTAAACGTGCTGTCAATTGTAGTATACCGTGCCAGACAAAACTTAACGCTTGCTGACCAAAAGAACGTACCGTAATTTGATTGATCACACGCGTTACGCCACAATCGTAGATGTTCGTCAGGGAAAGCTCAAACACTGCCAGATTTTCCCGTATGGTCGGTTTACATTTCGGATCCGGATAACCCTTCAT
This Anopheles marshallii chromosome 3, idAnoMarsDA_429_01, whole genome shotgun sequence DNA region includes the following protein-coding sequences:
- the LOC128711534 gene encoding uncharacterized protein LOC128711534, producing the protein MMKLKLLYALACILLTLASCEAKATHKVTCADETMRVDVALPTNNVSADSVYLDGMKGYPDPKCKPTIRENLAVFELSLTNIYDCGVTRVINQITGKKVFYHRIIVEAGPETGKEIVSVKCITTGPSYNVTHGIVKRDVLPAGFQEPEDLEITTSITENAPEPSLGIAIRQGDKLVSGDLNVSPGAHLQMEIFLDNRSAPIYGLGVNYMLVTDTKYQEETIIFNGCSVDPYLFENFNTVDGDLLAAKFRAFKFPESTYVQFRGTVNVCVDRCKGVICSNGQTAFGRRKREISVAPADPNKVYEVTMTTFIKVNYDENADQNTVSEIDQKIRQLKLTNQKLARNSRAGNVFESIHNVPARAPDVMEPGTTIPSLDNESAKVEETIVFREVITRQEEDTFEDVNSGSRRKDWPWQLSVLFALCSIVLEIVRH